The DNA segment GTTTTTGTTACTTAAAGTAACATACTTCCTTATGAATGTTACTACACAACATATATGAATAATTTTAAGACGAGAAATCAATATTCAATGGAATAGCGACTATTCAAATCATGGCCTGTTCCAGTCTGGAACCTTGAGTGACGAGGCGTGATAGGAGCTTCGGACTAGGGGGCCAGATAGGACGAGTTTGAAGCCTAGTCTCTCAGCCTCAACCCTGTAATATTCGAAGATCTCAGGCTTGACATATTCAACAACCGGAAGATTCCTTCTGGTAGGCTGCAAGTACTGTCCTATGGTCACTATATCGACACCGCACTCCCTGAGGTCTCTGAGGGACTCGATAACCTCACCTTCAGACTCACCCAAACCGACCATCAGCGACGACTTCGTATAGATCTTTTCATTCAACCTCTTAACCTCGCCCAAAACTTTCAGAGACGTCTCGTAGTTTGCCCTGGGATCCCTAACCTTGCCCTGCAGCCTTCTCACAGTCTCTATGTTATGTCCTACAACGTCAGGTTTGCTCTCAACGATCTTCATTAGAGACTCAGGTTTACCTTGGAAG comes from the Candidatus Bathyarchaeota archaeon genome and includes:
- the lipA gene encoding lipoyl synthase, encoding MLPQNTHARKPSWLKISLRRSDNYFEVARTLRRFNLHTVCEEAQCPNSIECWGAGTATFMILGSICTRSCGFCSVRCGRVGEPVDPGEPSRLAEAVKRLGLKYVVVTSVDRDDLPDGGAGHFADCIKAVKAIKDCLVEVLIPDFQGKPESLMKIVESKPDVVGHNIETVRRLQGKVRDPRANYETSLKVLGEVKRLNEKIYTKSSLMVGLGESEGEVIESLRDLRECGVDIVTIGQYLQPTRRNLPVVEYVKPEIFEYYRVEAERLGFKLVLSGPLVRSSYHASSLKVPDWNRP